One Fibrobacter sp. UWH4 genomic region harbors:
- a CDS encoding phosphatase PAP2 family protein produces MFKKIAKFDNRVSVYWTNRHFSEKTTKFLKFYVRLGDGYIWGVFALVLFLHLGWSAFWPILAQALVAVGVALALYEGVKLSTKRPRPFAANPQIKAEVPPLDKYSFPSGHTMNNLAVASAVFYAVPQYGWIMMLLPLTWGLLRVYFGVHWLTDIICGFLLGILSFAIAHAIWVPVSGLLGI; encoded by the coding sequence ATGTTCAAGAAAATTGCAAAGTTTGACAACCGGGTTTCGGTTTATTGGACCAACCGGCATTTTTCCGAGAAGACGACGAAGTTCCTCAAGTTTTATGTGCGCCTGGGCGACGGCTATATTTGGGGCGTTTTTGCACTGGTTCTTTTTTTGCATTTGGGATGGTCGGCGTTTTGGCCGATTTTGGCTCAGGCTTTGGTGGCTGTGGGAGTGGCCCTCGCCTTGTACGAAGGCGTTAAACTTTCTACCAAGCGTCCGAGGCCATTTGCGGCGAATCCGCAAATCAAGGCGGAAGTTCCGCCTCTCGACAAGTACAGTTTTCCTTCTGGCCATACGATGAACAACTTGGCGGTGGCCTCGGCGGTATTTTATGCGGTGCCGCAGTACGGCTGGATCATGATGCTGTTGCCGCTCACGTGGGGACTTTTGCGCGTGTACTTCGGCGTGCATTGGCTCACGGATATTATTTGCGGTTTCCTGCTCGGCATCTTGAGTTTTGCGATTGCGCATGCGATATGGGTTCCGGTTTCAGGACTTCTTGGGATTTAA
- a CDS encoding acetate/propionate family kinase, whose amino-acid sequence MRVLVLNCGSSSVKFAVIDTQTKESISSGLVENIGVNGHVKAKGPVGNIDFNFDCPTHAEAVAEVQKFLAEQKLTDTIEAIGHRVVHGGKYVKSERVTQEVIDYIRSITLFAPLHEPAHATGMECATKFFPGLPQVAVFDTAFHQTMPQKAYLYGIPYEYYEKDGIRRYGFHGTSHRFVTGEAAKILGKKPEECCFITAHLGNGSSCSAILNGQCVDTTMGFTPLDGLVMGTRCGSIDPAILFYLNKKYGYNVDRLDKLVNKESGLLGLSGLSNDMRTLTQAASEGHKGAQIALDVFCYRLTRSIGGIAMALPRIDALVFTGGIGENSRVVRKTVMENLTLLGYQIDEARNEKNGKESGHIISKDGTPTAMVVATNEELLIALDTEALVK is encoded by the coding sequence ATGCGCGTACTCGTTCTTAATTGCGGCAGCTCCTCGGTCAAGTTCGCCGTTATCGACACCCAGACCAAAGAATCCATCTCCAGTGGCCTCGTCGAAAATATCGGCGTGAATGGCCACGTGAAGGCCAAGGGCCCGGTCGGCAACATCGACTTCAATTTCGACTGCCCGACTCATGCCGAAGCCGTTGCCGAAGTGCAGAAGTTCCTCGCCGAACAGAAGCTCACCGACACCATCGAAGCCATCGGCCACCGCGTGGTGCACGGCGGCAAGTACGTCAAGAGCGAGCGCGTCACGCAGGAAGTCATTGACTACATCCGCAGCATCACGCTGTTCGCCCCGCTGCATGAACCCGCACACGCCACCGGTATGGAATGCGCCACCAAGTTCTTCCCGGGCCTCCCGCAGGTCGCCGTGTTCGACACCGCGTTCCACCAGACCATGCCCCAGAAGGCATACCTGTACGGCATTCCTTACGAATACTACGAGAAAGACGGCATCCGCCGCTACGGTTTTCACGGCACGAGCCACCGCTTCGTGACCGGCGAAGCCGCCAAGATTTTGGGCAAGAAACCCGAAGAATGCTGCTTTATTACGGCTCATCTCGGTAACGGCAGTTCCTGCTCCGCCATTTTGAACGGCCAGTGCGTAGACACCACCATGGGCTTCACCCCGCTGGACGGCCTGGTGATGGGCACCCGCTGCGGAAGCATCGACCCGGCCATCCTCTTCTACCTCAACAAGAAGTACGGCTACAACGTCGACAGGCTCGACAAACTCGTGAACAAGGAATCGGGCCTGCTGGGTCTTTCTGGACTTTCCAACGACATGCGCACCTTGACCCAGGCCGCAAGCGAAGGCCACAAGGGCGCCCAGATTGCCCTCGACGTATTCTGCTACCGCCTGACCCGCAGCATCGGGGGCATCGCCATGGCACTCCCGCGTATCGACGCCCTGGTGTTCACCGGCGGCATCGGCGAAAACAGTCGCGTTGTCCGCAAGACCGTCATGGAAAACTTGACCCTGCTCGGCTACCAGATCGACGAAGCCCGCAACGAAAAGAACGGCAAAGAATCCGGCCACATCATTAGCAAGGACGGCACCCCGACCGCCATGGTCGTCGCCACCAACGAAGAACTGCTCATCGCACTGGATACAGAAGCGCTGGTGAAGTAG